gagtttagagaaagcgaaagctcatttcaatagttcctggcgatcaacgcgagtgagaaCGTAgtcatcacgagaattcacgcagAAGCGGGAgtcatgggtgccgccatgttggaCAACGATATATTTCTTCGCGTGCTTAAACATATCTGTGCCCGCGCCGCGCTTCGACGCGTGCGATGTCCTGCACCATCTGCACATGCGTGATGCGCGAGCTTTCGAGCGCCGGCACGCGTACGCGTAGTTCGGCCTTTAAAGGCGacgcttaagcgccctccaaatttttatttGCCAAGGAAACAGCTTTAATACACGGTTCAGGTTTGCTGCATACACAACAGCACACAAGCGTAACGGGTACGTCTCTGCTGCATGCAAGTTCTCTTTACGTTTGGTTCGATTCCCGCTACAAACGATGCTTTCTCTTTCTTCGTGTGTGGGGGGGAAAGGGAGGAGTGGTTATACCAATCAGGGATGCGGTTTAGTGCCTGATAGCTGAGGCCTTGCCCACCGTTTGGTTGTACCGCATTTTTGTAAGCAGGAGCTACACTTACTCAGAGTGATAATTACTCGCGACGTAGATACTCGCCCCTCAAGCACAGAAGGGACGGAAGTTGACCTTCCGGCTTAAAGTTACCGCTACTAAAGGATCGCCGTTTGAATACCCCATCGTTTTATTATCGGCTGCAATGAAAGCGAAGCTCCGTTCGAAGGCTTCTGGACTTCGTTTTTCAGAATGCAATTGTCGGTTTCACTCCATCACAAAACATTTTAACGATCACAAAAGCGCGGTCACCTTGAACTGTGTGAGCACAGGGACTTCATGCTGGACGCGGATCTCGATGCCGATCGTGAGGCCCGTCAGTAGAACGTCCATGTGCCCCTCTAGCTCGAGCACCGAAATGGGTCTGAAGTGATACATGCTTTTGATGAAAAGGCTGCCGAACGTGAGCTGCCCCTCGATGGTCACGGTGTAGGCGTTGCGTAACCGGAGCACAGTGTCCGCGGACCGACGCAGTTGGCTCAGGCCTTCCacggacacattgaaaatgcGGCCGCGGTCCATGACCACTTCGTCCAGGGTCAGCGGGTCCAAGGCGGCTGACACGCTCGGATCGCGTGCCAACCGCTCCACAATCAGGTCCAGCAGGCTGTTCGCCAACCACACGTCGCGGCGGTATGCTCGCTCCAGAACGCGCTGGTCCAGCTCTGGCCTCCGCACGAGCACATGCGCAAAGTAGCCGAGCCAGCCGCGTTAACAGCCTCGCTAGCGATCCTAACACTCCTGCGCAATGCGACAGAAGGCTAGCAACACATATGCGACTTGGCACGATCAAACCAGTGCTGTGTCCACCGAAGTTGCGCACAGCCCCGATGGTAAGCTTGCGCACAGCAACGAGAGCGTAAAAATGATCTGGTACTGGTCTCCGCAGTCATTTCATCAGTGCTTCATGGTGCCCAAATGTGCCGTGTATATTTCGTATGCGTACAGTATTTAATAGCTTAATAGTGACACAGTTTGTAAGCTAGCTGTAAGAGTAGAGAGCCACTAATTACAACAGCTGAACTGCTCGGTGCTCGATTATGGCATGACGCCATTTCTTTTGTTTACCACTTTGCATCACCAGAACATAGCGCGTTGAGCACCTCTGATAATGGTACCATTGCTCCCTAAGGTCACCGCACTGCTGCTCAAACGTGTCCACACATTCTTCCAGCTACTATGTTGCTGCGACATAATTGTATTATCCGGAAAACTTTACAATCAATCTTCTAAGATCGTACCATCGCCTTTTGGGCGATGCTCTGTGCCCTCTGCCCGATCGTGTTCACGTATAGTAGAGCCGCCTGGTACAATACTACACGACGCATTTTTGAATGCGATGCAATGCGCAAAATACACAATATTACCACATTTTGGTGGACGCAAGCACTTTGGCACAACAAAGCCGCGCCGTATCGCTCATTTCCCGGTTCGTCTGTTTGCCTTCTCAGGTAGTGCCGTAATGTTCTATGTTGTTCCGATGCCCCCTAAGCATGTCAGGAAATCTGTCGCGAATAGGCGGTGTCCATCAGCATCCCAAGTGTTACAGAAGAGTACTTACTCATGGCTTCCACAAAGGAACATAATATGCTTAGCCAAATAAGGCATTTCTGCATGGTTCAGTGAGCGACGCTCTTCAAAGCTTGTTCCTTTCAAGCACATTCAGGAGGCATGCGGACATCGATCAACAAACCCGTGTCGGTGCTAGAAGATCGTCGTCTTCCTTTGAGTGCCATGTATTGTGTGTCGTCCTCTTTCGTATCGGACACAAGGCACGCGCCAGTCCTTGGCAGAAAGCCACAACAAAAGTCACTTTGTCCCAGCTATAACATACAAAGTGATGCCTAGAACGCATGAAAATGAACCGACAGAGAATCCGGTATGGAATCTCTTTGTAGCTTCGTAATATTCTCGTGTGGAATGCAATTTTTCCTTTGATGAaactttctccaccttgcggaatGAGCAAGgttcggatcggatcggaaaacatttattgggctttagaaaagagatcttcgcggcttcagacggcgtcttccatcttctgatggattcttctgtctgcaatcacagggttggtgccctagtccaaggctccactgagtatggccaacccgcgagctcgctctactaggcgcttttggccgttcaagcttacgctggaaagcatactctcccactgttccgcactcgggtttttaattttacagatagttggggactcaatattttgacaggcccatgatatgtggtacagatctggtttctctccgcaccatgagCAAGGTTGATGCAAGAATTCTGTAAACGCCCAGTACTAGTATGTTCTATATCTTTCTGTCAACGCACTCGAcgcatatgatgatgatgatgctcctTTAAAACATGGCAcgtacccacagtgggggatacGAGAGTCGTTTGATAAGTATGGTAAAAATACAAGATATGGCGCTACAATTCTGTTTCCTTCTAGGTGGCGCGCGAAAAGCACCGTTCATATGACGGCAGAACTTGTTTACGCGAGTACCAACAGTTAGTAAGCTTCTGACAGCCATTGGCACTGAGCTGTGTGGTGATTCCCGCCAGAATGGAAAAAGTTGAATTTCGAGCAGTGACCAAACAATTTATTTAAAACACTGGACAGCTGCCCAAATTAAAGCCGAGTTGATCGAAGTTCATGGAGACTCTGCAGCATCACTAAAGACCATTTACTACTGGATAAATGAATTCAAACGTGGCCGAACTTCGACGCAAGGTGAAGCACGTCCTGGATGTCCAGTGGAGGTCGCCACGCCAGAAATGGTATCGAAAATTTACGGAATTTTCATGGAAGACCGCCGAGTGAAGGTACGTGAGATAGCTGAAACTGTAGGCATTTCGGCAGATAGTTCACAATATTCTTCTAGAGAAATTGCAGATGAAGAAGGTCTGTGCACGTTGGGTGGCGCGACAGCTGACGATCGACCAAAGGTGCATGAGGGCAGACATCTCGAAGTAGCGTTTATCGGTGCTTGATTGCAATCCGCAGGACTTTTGGCGTCGATTTGTGACAGTAGGCGAGACGTGGATACATCATTACACTCCAGAGTGCAAACAGCAGTCAAAGCAATGGGCTGGGCTTGATGAAGGTGCTCCAAAAAAGGCCCGCCACAAATgatgctttctctttctttgtgtgtatgGGGGAAAGGGAGGGAGGGGTTATACCAGTCAGGGATGCGGTTCAGCCTGAAAGGTGATGGCGTCTGTATTTTAGGATTCACGAATCTTTGTAGACTATTTACAAAATAGCAAAACGATAACAGGACCACATTATGCAACACTCCTAgatcaactgaaaaaaaaaaagaattgcgcgCTAAACGACCTGGGTTGGCACGGAAAAAACTCTTTTTCACCAAGACAATGCTCCGCCCAACAGATCGCTTGTTGAATAATGGCCAAATTGCACGAGTTGggcttgttgtgccattaccacaagcccggattccgaatctacaatatgcagaatttatcctgcgaacgccctttggacaaacccggggctgcgccgaaaggcacagcgccctaattctcccttgacaagtcaagatgctgagctgtcaggcagcggtgtcctgaggagaagcatcggcgagcgacaaacgtgcaaccaagtgccagacagcccggcgccgtacctccttttgcctggaggtcaccgcgcgcgccaactttgaaccgggtggccagcgcggtcgctggttggacctctcggacgaccgtcgagtgctggctttgtattgggccgtttgagtgacaatggtttctcggggcattataaggcccgaagcagccgcctggaaaaccggatgcgccgacccaccgggagctgagtgccgctctcgactggagtgagatgtgtcacgcgttgcaatctcgccggacgtcgccgtgcgggaacagtcgcgtttgctgtgagctctcggccccagtgccgatccgatcttgtcctgtataatgacctgtatatagtgtataaaatccctttcgttattctcaccgacgcctgactcggagtcttcgctaccaacgctctgtcacgaaatgggtgacgagcgctacgggacatctcaaagtcgtaatagtggtggcagcggtgcaaagtcgtaacaggcTTCGAAGTTGTGCCTCAACCACCCCATTCTCCCGTTTGACCTCATGCGGCTTTTTCCTCTTTCCAAACCTGAATAATTGGCTGGGTAGAAAGAAATTTTCTTCAGATGGAGATTTTCTCTCAATGGTAAATTACTACTTCAAGGGCCTCGAGCCATCCTTTCTTTCTGAGGGGATAAAAATTTGGAGCACCGCTGTAAGAAGTGTGTAAAAATGAAAGGGAACTTTGTTGATAaataaaatattgtttttttttttgcaaacatggCATCTTTACTTGCTTTTTACCACACTTAACAAACGACCCTCGAGGTCAAGAATCAAGTGGTCGTACGCATAGTTTATAACTTCAGAAAAATGAACATGAAGAGGTGCAATGCGAATGAAAGAGTGTTGTGTAATTGAGAAGAGATGAATGGGTGGTTAtattttaaaagaaataaaaagatttATTGAACAATATTTAGAATAGAAGAACTTTAGAAAAATTATAATAGGAATAGTAAAGAAAGTAAGAATTAGCATGCATGGTATACGTTTTTCTGCCTGTATGAAATCACACAGGCGTGAATCACGTCTCTGTGGGTAAAATCCAGTACCGAGGCCCCAAAAGAGAGTAATATAATCGAGCACTTATTTCAAGCCAATTTTACTAGGTGGCGTTCAAGAAGTCTTTTTCTTTGTATTATAAACCAGCGacaatttaaaaaataatgatcAATAGATTATATTTCCTGGCAGAACTGGCATAAGGACGATATCGCCAGACAAGACTTGTGTAAATACAGGTTTAGAGGGGGAATGCGGCAGCGCAACCAAGTAATCATAGGGAACACGAGAGCGCGAAGCCTTGCACAAGCCTTTCCCCGCGGAACGCCAGTGCAACAAGCGCTGCCGCGACTTGAAGCAAACATACGCAAGCGCATTTAACCCAAAACAAGCGCAAGCGCAGTTTTTTACACTGTTCGGGCGTGCCAGGCTTGCGTTCCGGTGAAGCACTAGCCTAGCATAGCCTTGCACTTGCCTGCGAAGCCAGATGCAGCATGCAAGCGGCCGCTGTCCAAAATGAACTGCATCGAGAACAGCAAAAATTCTCCCTTAACGGGCAAGGATGTGGCTTTTTGTTCACTCCTGGGTGGTTTAAACTGTTCTTCCTGACGTAAATGTTTACTGACGGTGGTGCGGCGCTGCACTTCATTGGTTTGAAGGTTGTGAAACCGCCGGGCTATTACATACGGTACACAAATGCAAGGTTGGCTTCCCGTGTGCTACTGAGAGCGAAGTCCCATTCACGGCACTGCAGGCTTCGCGCGCCTGAACAATGCAACAGACGACTCGAAGCCACGCCTCACAGTATAACCGCGTAAATGCACACGCGCAGCTTTGCTTTTCTTCGCCCTGCGGAGCAcagccacgcgctcgcgtgttcaccCTAACACGTTCCTGTCCAACGGGCCCGTCCACACCCTTCAATCTAGGCCTGtgttaattaaaaaaattatgagaAAGCCTTGATGGCTCGTTTCTTTGATATTATGTCCGGCCAAGGTCAgagtaaaggccagaatacatggagcgaatatgcgacgaatagtcggcgttcgacgcccggcggcgtacgcgcgacgcgcggcggcggagaaatcgtcgttcgccgccgatccagctggagcagaaaagttcgtcgggcgtcggcgataccggaagcggcaaacgagcggcgccccaaagcgagccaatcaggtctcactatccgccccgacttccgacctggcttccccgcttgtccgtgtatcccaatcccgctctatcgttcacgctggtctcccgcttttcgtgttcgtggtatccaaagaggcgcggctggaatttaacgacaaattaatttcggctgttcagaagctGCCATActgtgggacatttctaaacaaaattttacgcgtttttagagtgttccgcaattcaaaagcaataatagttgtcgttaaagtttttttttttttttgtcatgtgtttcactacagcgcttttgcctcgtctagccacgctgataacaacgcagcggctcgccggcggcggccgccgtgtcttcgctccatgtagcgcagcccgacgaacatacggtgtggcgccgcggctgattttctgccgcccgaacttcgtcgtgaaagttcgctccatgtattctggcctttacacGTTTTCACTCAACAGCCTGTTGTTAATTGGCGCTAACGAATTCTGAGGTCAATGCCTGCCGTTCACGGCGGTTATATTTGGGACAGGCAACAAGTATGTGTTCCACTGTCTCAGGTCTGGTGAATCCGCGCACGAaagaaatattgtcacgtgaaGGCGACACCTAGTCTAAGCCTATGCAGGAGGCTAGCATGGCTACGTTGGATGCCACACAGCATCCGAAATTTCCTACGGGAATCGAGCATATCAAGACGCTTGTGACGATTTTCTTATTATGCCCAATgtcgtgctgtcgctttctgcATAGCCTAAATGAGAAAAGAATTGGTCTGACCTTGAGAAGGGGATGTCGGCAAGTATGCCATCATTTAAGGCCGCAGCTTGTTTGAGTAAGTTAAGTTTGAGTTACGTATAAGCTGTATGGTGCTATACAGGTTTTCACTTTTTCACCATGTGGCCAATACCCCTCGATTCGAACATGAGCAGCATTCGAGGTCTGTCTAAAAAGTAACGGGACATCAGACGGCAAAATACAAGGTGCCCCCTTTAGGAAGCCGCACAATCCTTGTGCGTCAAGCACACACATAAAATGTCGAACGTGCCAAGAGGCCACTCGTACTGTGCACAGGTGCACCGAAATGAGTGATGCCAAGGCAGCTGTGCTAGCAGTATGGATTAAAACACACATAAGAGCCCACGGTACTAAGAATGCGGCTACTCTACCACAGAGAGCACGTGCACTTAGCGCCTATAGTATTGCGATAACGGTCATGGTAGAGCGGTAGCACTATGCTAAAACCCTCAGCTTCAAATGAGCAATGCGCTGAGCATGCCATCAACAGTTTATTGAACAAAATATCTTCagcttttctttatctctttcccTTACTCCATCAACTCCCTCTTAGACGATGGCAAAAACAGCaaccagcagaaaaaaaagaaagtaaaaaagaagaaagaaaggggggcGGGTGCTTAACATCTTAGTGCACTCTTCACGAGACATTGGTGGCATGGACGCTGCGAGTCCATTCAAAGTAATGTTCATCTTTTAGCTCATGACAGACGGTACTACTGCCTAGCAGGCCACTAAAGTCCGTAGGGTCCACAATAACAACCACCTAACGCGTGTCTCGCCACAGCATGCATTTCCTCGAGGGATTCATGTTTGACCCGACGGGGCACCTGAATGTCTCTTGGAACTGCCGGTTGTTCCACAAGGGTACGTTTGTCAAGAAAGCCGCCACTGTGCTGTCTGTAGTGTTGTCCGCTGATGACTCCTCGCAAAAGCTGAGTGCGTAGTATACAAAGAAGAGATGGAAGTTGCTGTAAGTCTGGAATGTCT
This Dermacentor albipictus isolate Rhodes 1998 colony chromosome 1, USDA_Dalb.pri_finalv2, whole genome shotgun sequence DNA region includes the following protein-coding sequences:
- the LOC135903163 gene encoding uncharacterized protein isoform X2 is translated as MQKCLIWLSILCSFVEAMKLDQRVLERAYRRDVWLANSLLDLIVERLARDPSVSAALDPLTLDEVVMDRGRIFNVSVEGLSQLRRSADTVLRLRNAYTVTIEGQLTFGSLFIKSMYHFRPISVLELEGHMDVLLTGLTIGIEIRVQHEVPVLTQFKVVEFGEADVTRFTGATIALNWLGRILTTELLRQYKEYIVITIETKAKSFIDSVLENIKLPFRSKFLEITNHARKAHRERRIIRRKH
- the LOC135903163 gene encoding uncharacterized protein isoform X1; amino-acid sequence: MCLKGTSFEERRSLNHAEMPYLAKHIMFLCGSHEPELDQRVLERAYRRDVWLANSLLDLIVERLARDPSVSAALDPLTLDEVVMDRGRIFNVSVEGLSQLRRSADTVLRLRNAYTVTIEGQLTFGSLFIKSMYHFRPISVLELEGHMDVLLTGLTIGIEIRVQHEVPVLTQFKVVEFGEADVTRFTGATIALNWLGRILTTELLRQYKEYIVITIETKAKSFIDSVLENIKLPFRSKFLEITNHARKAHRERRIIRRKH